A part of Candidatus Binataceae bacterium genomic DNA contains:
- a CDS encoding dihydrodipicolinate synthase family protein encodes MDQPEFHGVFPYLVSPVDSAGEIKREVLSRLCDDLIAAGVHGLTPLGSTGEFAYLTWPQRRRVVEAVVEAARGRVPVVAGVAATTIADGVFQAREMERLGCAGILAIIEAYFPVPDEGVIDYFRAIAGAVKLPLVLYTNPTFQRSDLSLGAIERLSRVDNIKYIKDASANTGRLLSIINRVEGRMGVFSASAHIPACVMLIGGVGWMAGPACLIPRQSVELYELCRQRDWSGAMAVQRKLWSLNQLFAKYNLAACVKGGLELLGYPVGAPLAPQAPLPPEGVEEIRRCLSALGLSPRN; translated from the coding sequence ATGGATCAACCTGAGTTTCACGGCGTCTTTCCCTACCTGGTCTCGCCCGTCGATAGTGCCGGCGAGATCAAGCGCGAGGTCCTCAGCCGCCTGTGCGACGATTTAATCGCCGCCGGCGTGCACGGCCTGACCCCGCTGGGCTCGACCGGCGAGTTCGCCTATCTCACTTGGCCGCAACGACGACGAGTGGTCGAGGCGGTGGTCGAGGCCGCCCGCGGGCGGGTGCCGGTAGTAGCCGGGGTAGCCGCAACCACGATCGCCGACGGCGTCTTTCAGGCGCGCGAAATGGAGCGGCTGGGTTGCGCCGGAATTCTGGCCATTATCGAAGCCTACTTCCCGGTCCCGGACGAGGGCGTAATCGACTATTTCAGGGCGATTGCCGGCGCGGTCAAACTTCCGCTGGTGCTCTATACCAACCCGACCTTTCAGCGCTCCGACCTCAGCCTGGGCGCGATCGAGCGTCTGAGCCGGGTGGACAACATCAAGTACATAAAGGACGCTTCTGCCAACACCGGGCGGCTGCTTTCAATCATCAACCGGGTCGAGGGGCGAATGGGGGTATTTTCCGCCTCGGCTCATATTCCAGCCTGCGTGATGCTGATCGGTGGGGTCGGCTGGATGGCGGGCCCAGCCTGTCTGATCCCGCGTCAAAGCGTGGAGCTGTACGAGCTGTGCCGGCAGAGAGATTGGAGCGGCGCGATGGCCGTGCAGCGCAAGCTTTGGAGTCTCAACCAGCTTTTCGCCAAGTACAATCTAGCGGCCTGCGTCAAGGGCGGCCTGGAATTGCTGGGATATCCGGTGGGCGCGCCGCTCGCCCCACAGGCGCCGCTGCCGCCCGAAGGCGTGGAGGAGATCCGCCGCTGCCTGAGCGCGCTTGGCCTGTCGCCGCGCAATTAG
- a CDS encoding efflux RND transporter periplasmic adaptor subunit, with amino-acid sequence MIDERKKLDRKPGLGYILGWLVALIVVFGAVGGLVFARQHTVQLQAVQLRLAQKSGPHVLVKRALPAPAHRTIEVPGKLHGFIETALYAKTAGYLKIIKVDKGDRVTQGEVLAILDSPELDKQVADAKANYWLQKTTDDRAAKLAQLGVMPQQQADDAHAAMMQAQAAYQQLLAEQAYEIIRAPFSGIVTARYFDPGALIPQATAPSAATPILTLATLSPLRAYANVPQTVAPFIHNGMEATLSVPEYPKRIFRGQVTRHPQALDPASLTMLVEVDLPNQDRALFPGMYARISLNVPLGRATALVPDDSLIFRDNKIFVPLVRDTRLHLAPVILGWDNGYDVEVAQGVKPGDLVALTVGQSARDGEPVQPVMAR; translated from the coding sequence ATGATCGACGAGCGCAAGAAATTGGATAGAAAGCCCGGCCTGGGCTACATATTGGGCTGGTTGGTGGCGCTAATAGTGGTGTTCGGCGCGGTCGGAGGCTTGGTCTTCGCTCGCCAGCACACGGTGCAATTGCAAGCCGTGCAACTGCGTTTGGCGCAAAAGAGCGGGCCGCACGTTCTGGTTAAACGCGCCCTGCCCGCGCCAGCCCATCGGACAATCGAGGTGCCAGGCAAGCTGCATGGCTTCATCGAAACTGCCTTGTATGCGAAGACCGCCGGCTATTTGAAGATCATCAAGGTTGATAAAGGCGACCGGGTGACCCAAGGCGAGGTGCTGGCGATCCTCGACTCGCCCGAGTTGGACAAGCAAGTGGCCGATGCCAAGGCCAATTACTGGCTGCAGAAAACCACTGACGATCGTGCCGCGAAGCTGGCTCAACTCGGCGTGATGCCGCAGCAGCAGGCCGACGACGCGCACGCGGCGATGATGCAGGCGCAGGCGGCTTATCAGCAGTTGCTCGCCGAGCAGGCCTATGAAATTATTCGCGCCCCCTTCAGCGGCATCGTCACCGCGCGCTACTTCGATCCGGGTGCGCTCATCCCGCAGGCCACCGCGCCCTCCGCTGCCACCCCGATCCTGACTCTAGCCACACTCAGCCCACTGCGCGCCTATGCCAACGTGCCGCAAACCGTCGCGCCCTTCATTCATAACGGAATGGAAGCGACGCTGAGCGTCCCCGAATATCCCAAGCGCATCTTCCGCGGCCAAGTCACACGTCATCCGCAGGCATTGGATCCAGCTAGCCTTACGATGTTGGTGGAAGTGGATCTGCCGAACCAGGATCGCGCGCTTTTTCCCGGGATGTATGCTCGCATCAGCCTCAACGTGCCGTTGGGGCGCGCTACCGCGTTGGTACCCGACGATTCGCTGATCTTCCGCGACAATAAGATCTTTGTGCCGCTGGTGCGTGATACCCGCCTACATCTGGCCCCGGTGATCCTGGGCTGGGATAACGGCTACGACGTCGAAGTCGCCCAGGGTGTCAAGCCAGGCGACCTAGTCGCGCTGACCGTGGGTCAGTCGGCGCGCGACGGCGAGCCGGTGCAACCCGTGATGGCGCGCTAG
- the hemE gene encoding uroporphyrinogen decarboxylase, whose translation MSTQGAAGIVEDLAGLRVVAFESRMEQETARLIGRYGGRPLLAPAMREVPLEGNPAAEQFARRLLAAELDLVVFLTGVGLEALFALLDHTFDRQALLAALSRVTTVARGPKPAAALRKLGLNPTIHIPEPNTWREVLSAIDQRQPVAGKHVAVQEYGVANIDLVAGLAARGAQVMQVPVYRWALPEDRAPLQKAIAAMIGGQAEVALFTSATQVTHLIQVAEAQADGKALRQALARMAIGSIGPVCSLALRSNQIAVDFEPPHPKLGHLVREAALRAAEVLSRKQSNAVSEVSAAAPAAVPVATSEPPTDRPALLDHTMMRACRRQPTPYTPIWLMRQAGRYMPEYRQVRDKLSFLDMCRRPEVACEVTVTAVRRLGVDAAIIFADILLPLLPLGVGLGYEQGDGPQIQRPVRAAQDLANWQPFDVSELDFVAAAIKLTRQELAGAVPLIGFAGAPFTLASYLIEGGASRQYLATKTMMYTQPQLWDGLMSRLAQITAAYLQMQVAAGADLVQLFDSWVGSLGPDDYRRYVLPYTAAAIAPLRGRVPVIHFGTVTGNLLELMREAGGDIVGLDWRVNLDEAWARLDYQVAVQGNLDPICLFAEIPEIRARAGAILAQAGGRPGHIFNLGHGILPQTPVAHVQALVEMVHEMSQR comes from the coding sequence ATGAGTACCCAAGGCGCGGCAGGAATCGTCGAGGATCTGGCCGGCTTGCGCGTAGTCGCCTTTGAGAGCCGGATGGAACAGGAGACCGCGCGCCTGATCGGGCGCTACGGCGGCCGGCCGCTGCTGGCACCGGCGATGCGCGAGGTACCGTTGGAGGGCAATCCCGCCGCCGAGCAGTTCGCCCGCCGCCTGTTGGCCGCAGAATTGGACTTGGTGGTGTTCCTGACTGGAGTCGGCCTGGAGGCACTGTTCGCGCTGTTAGACCACACTTTCGACCGTCAGGCACTGCTCGCCGCGTTGAGCCGGGTCACCACCGTGGCACGCGGTCCCAAACCGGCCGCCGCTTTGCGCAAGCTAGGCCTGAACCCTACCATCCATATCCCCGAGCCCAACACTTGGCGCGAGGTGCTAAGCGCGATCGATCAGCGTCAGCCTGTGGCCGGCAAGCACGTCGCGGTGCAGGAGTACGGCGTCGCCAATATCGATCTAGTCGCTGGGCTGGCAGCGCGCGGCGCCCAGGTGATGCAAGTCCCGGTCTATCGCTGGGCGCTGCCCGAGGATCGAGCGCCGCTGCAAAAAGCGATCGCGGCCATGATTGGCGGACAAGCCGAAGTGGCGCTGTTCACCAGCGCCACCCAAGTCACTCACCTCATCCAGGTGGCTGAAGCGCAGGCCGACGGCAAGGCTTTGCGCCAAGCCCTGGCCCGTATGGCGATCGGGTCGATCGGTCCGGTTTGTTCGCTGGCCTTGCGCAGCAACCAGATAGCGGTTGACTTCGAACCACCCCATCCCAAGCTGGGCCACTTGGTGCGGGAAGCCGCACTGCGAGCCGCCGAGGTGTTAAGTCGCAAACAGTCCAATGCGGTGAGCGAAGTCAGCGCTGCGGCGCCGGCTGCCGTGCCGGTGGCCACCTCCGAGCCGCCGACCGATCGCCCCGCTCTGCTGGACCATACAATGATGCGCGCCTGTCGGCGCCAGCCCACGCCCTACACGCCCATCTGGCTAATGCGCCAGGCCGGGCGCTATATGCCCGAGTACCGGCAAGTGCGCGACAAACTTTCCTTTCTCGACATGTGCCGGCGACCTGAAGTCGCCTGCGAGGTGACGGTGACCGCGGTGCGCCGCCTTGGGGTGGATGCCGCCATTATCTTCGCCGACATCCTCCTACCGCTGTTGCCGCTGGGGGTGGGGCTGGGCTATGAGCAGGGCGATGGGCCGCAAATCCAGCGGCCGGTGCGCGCGGCCCAGGATTTGGCCAACTGGCAGCCTTTCGACGTCTCGGAGCTGGATTTCGTAGCCGCCGCAATCAAGTTGACCCGCCAGGAATTGGCCGGCGCCGTGCCGCTAATCGGGTTTGCAGGCGCTCCTTTTACCCTCGCCTCCTACCTGATCGAGGGCGGTGCTTCGCGCCAGTATCTTGCGACCAAGACCATGATGTACACCCAGCCCCAGTTGTGGGACGGCTTGATGAGCCGGCTGGCACAAATCACTGCCGCTTACCTCCAGATGCAGGTCGCGGCCGGCGCCGATCTGGTCCAACTCTTCGATAGTTGGGTGGGAAGCCTGGGCCCCGATGATTACCGCCGTTATGTGCTGCCTTATACCGCTGCTGCGATCGCGCCGCTGCGAGGGCGAGTCCCGGTAATTCATTTTGGTACGGTGACGGGCAATCTGCTGGAACTGATGCGCGAGGCGGGCGGCGACATCGTGGGCTTGGATTGGCGCGTCAATTTAGATGAGGCCTGGGCCAGGTTGGACTATCAGGTCGCGGTCCAGGGCAATCTGGATCCGATCTGTTTGTTCGCCGAAATTCCCGAGATCCGGGCACGCGCCGGAGCGATCCTGGCCCAAGCCGGTGGGCGACCGGGTCATATTTTCAATCTCGGCCATGGCATCCTGCCGCAAACTCCAGTGGCCCACGTCCAGGCCCTGGTCGAGATGGTGCATGAAATGAGTCAGCGATGA
- a CDS encoding trypsin-like peptidase domain-containing protein has translation MHRTAQSIVATAIVVLGVLSLSYGAALATPAVYPRSRPSSLGRLAEAMLPGVVSIRTEEVPLEVGRASGTGGAEGSDYRDSDRTLLGSGFVIDRGGRVLTNAHVVSFAREVLATMADGRLCRAYVLGVDRVLDLALLQLDCMNHLHPLAMGDSDRVRTGDEVMTIGNPFGLEGSVSLLTVGAQQRYLPGKLANFIQTEGVINPGNSGGPLIDASGRVIGITTAVYRAEGSTTGIGFALPIRLVRADLARLQGHGPKTHAWIGAQLHPIAADLAYAMGLPIAAGALVTAVSEDSPAEAAGLRPGDVLTHVNGRRIRAAQSFVLRIHDLPSGSKLVLTINRHGRTHKLRLWLGSSPQDAQWLADTGDFAI, from the coding sequence ATGCATCGAACCGCACAAAGCATAGTTGCTACAGCGATAGTTGTGTTGGGAGTGCTGAGCCTCAGCTACGGCGCGGCGCTGGCGACCCCGGCAGTCTATCCCCGCAGCCGTCCCTCCAGCCTTGGCCGCTTGGCGGAAGCGATGCTGCCGGGGGTTGTGAGTATTCGCACCGAGGAAGTTCCGCTTGAGGTCGGGCGCGCGAGCGGCACCGGCGGCGCCGAGGGTAGCGATTATCGCGATAGCGATCGGACGCTGCTCGGCAGCGGCTTTGTCATCGATCGCGGCGGACGGGTGTTGACCAACGCCCACGTGGTCAGCTTTGCGCGCGAAGTGCTGGCGACGATGGCCGACGGGCGCTTGTGCCGGGCTTACGTGCTAGGCGTGGATCGAGTGCTGGACCTCGCGCTGTTGCAGCTCGACTGCATGAACCACCTGCATCCCCTGGCGATGGGTGATTCCGATAGGGTTCGGACCGGCGACGAGGTGATGACGATTGGCAATCCCTTCGGCTTGGAGGGCAGTGTCAGTCTGCTAACGGTAGGCGCTCAGCAGCGCTACTTGCCGGGTAAGCTGGCCAACTTTATCCAGACCGAAGGGGTAATCAATCCGGGCAATTCCGGCGGCCCACTGATCGATGCCAGCGGGCGCGTGATCGGGATCACCACTGCCGTGTACCGCGCGGAAGGCTCCACTACCGGCATCGGTTTCGCCTTGCCGATCCGGCTAGTCCGTGCCGATTTGGCGCGATTACAAGGGCACGGCCCCAAGACTCACGCCTGGATCGGCGCGCAGCTTCATCCCATCGCCGCCGATTTGGCCTATGCGATGGGCTTGCCTATAGCGGCGGGGGCATTGGTCACTGCGGTCAGCGAGGACAGTCCGGCTGAGGCCGCGGGCTTGCGCCCAGGAGACGTCCTGACCCACGTCAATGGTCGTCGGATCCGGGCCGCGCAGAGTTTTGTCCTGCGAATCCACGATTTGCCCAGCGGCTCGAAGCTGGTGCTCACCATCAATCGCCACGGGCGCACTCACAAGCTTCGGCTCTGGTTGGGCAGTTCGCCACAGGACGCCCAGTGGCTGGCCGACACCGGCGATTTCGCGATCTGA
- the hemG gene encoding protoporphyrinogen oxidase: MRRVVIIGGGVSGLAAAWRLRELMGESVEVLVLEGSPRLGGVIRTEREGGFLIEAGADSFVTDKPWGLALTRRLGLENQLLSPGPVRRTLIVNRGKLREIPAGFNLLAPARLGPLLKSPILSMGGKLRLLMEPLIPRRRAQEDESLAAFVKRRLGREVLERLAQPLAGGIYAADPEVLSLQATLPRFPEMEQRYGSVIRALRARAAEAGVAQASGARWSLFVSFESGMQTIIDALAVALGPRVRRDAPVREIVRGGDGRGWCVFLRDGSPVGADAVICTASAPQSARLLGGVSQTLAAGLVQLRYSSIAVVNLAYQLADFPVAPNATGFVVPRVEGRHAIAGSFSSIKFSGRAPTGQVLLRLFVGGSLQPELLHQSDEELSALARRELRELIGVTAQPLLTMVTRWNDSMPQYGLGHQRWAADIQAQAQRLPGLALAGAAYGGVGISDCIHGGELAAEATVGYLQTARSAA, translated from the coding sequence ATGCGCCGGGTAGTAATTATCGGCGGCGGCGTAAGCGGCTTGGCGGCGGCTTGGCGATTGCGCGAATTGATGGGCGAAAGCGTCGAAGTACTTGTGCTGGAGGGCTCCCCGCGCCTTGGCGGCGTGATCCGAACTGAGCGCGAGGGCGGCTTCTTAATCGAAGCCGGAGCCGATTCCTTCGTCACCGACAAGCCCTGGGGTTTGGCGTTGACGCGCCGGCTGGGATTGGAAAACCAGTTGCTGAGCCCGGGGCCTGTGCGCCGCACCCTGATCGTCAACCGCGGCAAGTTGCGCGAGATTCCCGCCGGCTTCAATCTGCTCGCTCCCGCCCGCCTGGGGCCCTTGCTGAAGAGTCCAATTCTGTCAATGGGCGGCAAATTGCGCCTACTCATGGAACCGCTGATTCCGCGGCGGCGCGCACAGGAAGATGAAAGCCTGGCCGCTTTCGTCAAGCGCCGCCTGGGCCGCGAAGTCCTGGAGCGATTGGCACAGCCGCTGGCCGGCGGAATCTACGCCGCCGACCCCGAGGTGCTCAGCCTGCAAGCAACCCTGCCTCGCTTCCCCGAGATGGAACAGCGCTACGGCAGCGTGATCCGCGCCCTACGGGCGCGCGCCGCCGAGGCCGGCGTCGCCCAGGCCAGTGGAGCGCGCTGGAGCCTGTTCGTCAGCTTCGAGAGCGGGATGCAGACAATAATCGACGCGCTGGCGGTAGCGCTGGGCCCGCGAGTGCGGCGGGACGCGCCGGTGCGCGAGATCGTCCGCGGCGGCGACGGCCGCGGTTGGTGCGTCTTCTTGCGCGACGGCAGCCCGGTGGGCGCCGACGCCGTGATCTGCACCGCTTCCGCGCCGCAGAGCGCACGTCTGCTGGGCGGCGTCAGCCAAACCTTGGCAGCAGGGCTGGTTCAGTTACGCTACTCCTCGATCGCGGTGGTCAACTTGGCCTATCAGCTCGCCGATTTCCCGGTCGCGCCCAACGCCACCGGCTTTGTCGTGCCGCGTGTGGAAGGCCGCCATGCGATTGCAGGCTCCTTCTCCAGCATCAAGTTTTCCGGCCGCGCCCCGACCGGCCAAGTCTTGCTGCGCCTGTTTGTGGGCGGCAGCCTGCAGCCCGAACTGCTACACCAAAGCGATGAGGAGCTCAGCGCGCTGGCCCGCCGCGAACTGCGCGAGCTGATCGGTGTTACGGCGCAGCCGCTGTTAACGATGGTCACGCGTTGGAATGACTCGATGCCGCAATACGGGTTGGGCCACCAACGCTGGGCGGCCGACATCCAGGCACAGGCCCAGCGGCTGCCCGGCTTGGCGCTGGCAGGCGCAGCTTATGGCGGGGTCGGAATTTCCGATTGTATCCACGGGGGCGAGCTGGCGGCCGAAGCGACGGTGGGTTATTTGCAAACGGCGAGAAGCGCCGCATGA
- the hemH gene encoding ferrochelatase, with protein sequence MSAGCDAVLMIGFGGPTALEEVRPFLANVVGGRSIPTARLEEVVGHYAAIGGASPYNAHTQQQAQALKAALGEIGIDLPVYVGMRNWEPYLREAVAALADRGARRVVGVVLAAHRCEASWERYLQATAQALSELGGRAPAIEYLPPWHDHPLFIQAVAGRTRAAWERLDKTRRLETELIFTAHSIPVAMAARSRYTQELAHSARLVAQELGIERWRLAYQSRSGAAHEAWLEPDLEHVLADLRGASAVLVPIGFLCDHVEVVYDLDIEAQALARKLDVRMERAGTVGDHPLFIRMLASLIADHMME encoded by the coding sequence ATGAGCGCGGGCTGCGACGCAGTGCTGATGATCGGTTTTGGCGGCCCGACCGCTCTGGAAGAGGTACGGCCGTTTCTGGCCAATGTAGTGGGAGGGCGCTCGATCCCGACCGCGCGGCTGGAAGAAGTGGTCGGCCATTATGCTGCCATTGGGGGCGCTTCGCCCTACAATGCCCATACCCAGCAACAAGCCCAGGCGCTTAAAGCCGCACTAGGCGAAATTGGCATCGATCTGCCGGTTTACGTTGGGATGCGCAACTGGGAGCCCTATCTGCGCGAGGCCGTGGCGGCGCTGGCTGACCGCGGCGCGCGTCGAGTAGTGGGGGTGGTTCTCGCCGCCCATCGTTGCGAGGCCAGTTGGGAGCGTTACCTGCAAGCAACCGCGCAAGCCTTGAGCGAATTGGGCGGGCGGGCACCGGCGATTGAATACCTGCCGCCCTGGCATGACCATCCGTTATTCATTCAGGCGGTGGCGGGGCGCACTCGCGCCGCCTGGGAGCGCTTGGATAAAACCCGACGGCTGGAGACCGAGCTGATCTTTACCGCGCACAGCATTCCCGTCGCAATGGCGGCGCGTAGCCGCTACACCCAGGAACTGGCGCACTCAGCGCGGCTGGTCGCGCAGGAGCTGGGGATCGAGCGCTGGCGGCTGGCGTATCAGAGCCGCAGCGGCGCGGCCCACGAAGCGTGGCTGGAACCCGACTTGGAACATGTCCTGGCAGATTTGCGCGGCGCCAGCGCGGTGCTCGTCCCCATCGGCTTTCTGTGCGACCACGTCGAAGTGGTGTATGACCTCGATATCGAGGCCCAGGCGCTGGCGCGCAAACTGGACGTCCGAATGGAGCGGGCCGGCACGGTGGGCGACCATCCCCTGTTCATCAGGATGCTGGCAAGCTTGATTGCCGACCACATGATGGAGTAG
- a CDS encoding efflux RND transporter permease subunit: MMWLVRLALRRPISVAVMSLLMTVLGLLAFTRMDVDIFPAIKLPVVLVVWTYPGLSAEDMERRIVWITERSMTSMISEVSRIESQSIPGLSIIKAYFNSDADLGISMGEITSAAASSYRNMPDGTQLPYIFSYDAANVPVAQVNISSDTVSAAGLYDYGLNFLRFQFLTIPGFSSPPPVGGAIRDVMVNLNPDALYAYGLSPADVGSALADTSIVIPSGQARIGNYTYNVDLNMSPKVVSGFDRLPIAVSHGIPIHLGDVAPVSDSHQPITNVVKINGQSGSSLLVIKHAGASTLKVVDEVRRRIPLIQQSAPPGIKLSLAFDQSIFVRSALREVVSESLIAAALVALMALVFLGSPRSMLIVIISIPLSILTAMVGLQLAGQTLNIMSLGGLALAVGMLVDDATVEIENIHRNHAMGKPLLVAILEGAAQIATPTLVGTLAVCIVFFPVVMLSGVARYLFTPLALAVVLAMLTSYLLSRTLVTSMAHRLLPQHHDEHAAGGLWNRFVHGFNAGFERFGQVYRRALERFVACRRLTLSCVALMIAASLVLVTITGEDFFPPVDTGMMKLHVRLPSGTRIERTELVTDQIQEQIRRIIPKAELDSISVSIGTPLAFTLAFYQSDNTGEQDADILIQLQPKHGPTARYQQLIRTMMATHFPNALSYFQDADIIGQVLNFGLSAPIDIQIGGRNLQALYALASRLRDHLQQVPGVADLRIPEPLDYPALDVDVDRDRALELGATEKQVASALLTALSGDSLIQPAWWLDDRSGVNYEIVAEMPKAYLTSIQQLANLPVMGSTAQNSGGMIAAAYAPSADPPPSQVLANIATIRHGVDPAVVDHSAAERVMDVDLGVAGRDLGSVADEVDRAIARLGKLPKGVRINVLGQSKAMRDAFSTLEQGIALAAILVYLLMAANFQSWMEPLIIMTAVPGALAGALWALVLTHTTINVESLMGAIMAVGVAVANGNLLISFANELREQGQAPLQAALVAARTRLRPILMTALAMVLGMLPMALGLGKGSELNAPLGRAVIGGLLAATAMTLFVVPAVYASISGHRKSTHERDLEIAQADAVIVAERQQI; the protein is encoded by the coding sequence ATGATGTGGCTGGTACGGCTGGCCCTGCGCCGCCCGATCTCGGTAGCCGTGATGTCGCTGCTGATGACGGTGTTGGGGCTGCTGGCATTTACGCGGATGGACGTCGATATTTTTCCCGCCATCAAGCTGCCGGTGGTGCTGGTGGTGTGGACCTACCCGGGGCTGTCGGCCGAGGACATGGAGCGGCGCATCGTTTGGATCACCGAGCGCTCCATGACCAGCATGATAAGCGAGGTCTCGCGCATCGAGTCGCAATCGATACCGGGCCTTTCAATCATCAAAGCCTACTTCAACTCCGATGCCGATTTGGGGATCTCGATGGGCGAGATCACGTCGGCGGCGGCTTCCTCTTACCGCAACATGCCCGACGGCACCCAACTTCCCTACATCTTCAGCTATGACGCGGCCAATGTACCGGTGGCCCAGGTCAACATTTCCAGCGATACGGTCTCGGCGGCGGGGCTCTATGATTACGGGCTGAATTTTCTGCGCTTTCAATTTCTGACCATTCCAGGCTTCTCTAGTCCGCCGCCGGTGGGCGGCGCGATACGCGACGTGATGGTCAACCTCAATCCTGACGCGCTCTACGCCTACGGCCTGAGCCCGGCGGACGTGGGCAGTGCGCTGGCTGACACCAGCATTGTTATCCCCTCCGGGCAGGCCCGGATCGGCAATTATACCTACAACGTGGACTTGAACATGAGCCCCAAGGTGGTCAGCGGCTTCGATCGCCTGCCCATCGCCGTCAGTCACGGCATTCCGATTCATCTGGGCGACGTGGCGCCGGTCTCCGACAGCCATCAGCCGATCACCAATGTAGTCAAGATCAACGGTCAGAGCGGTAGTTCACTGCTGGTGATCAAGCATGCCGGCGCCTCCACACTCAAAGTGGTCGACGAGGTGCGTCGGCGCATCCCGCTCATCCAGCAAAGCGCGCCGCCGGGTATCAAGTTGTCGCTAGCCTTCGATCAGTCCATCTTCGTGCGTTCGGCCTTGCGCGAAGTGGTCAGTGAGTCACTCATCGCCGCTGCCCTGGTCGCGCTGATGGCGCTAGTCTTCCTGGGCTCGCCCCGCAGCATGCTGATCGTGATCATTTCCATCCCGCTGTCGATCTTGACCGCGATGGTGGGGCTGCAACTGGCCGGCCAGACCCTCAACATCATGAGCTTGGGTGGCTTGGCGTTGGCGGTGGGGATGCTGGTGGACGACGCCACCGTGGAAATCGAGAACATCCATCGCAACCACGCCATGGGCAAGCCGCTGCTGGTGGCAATTTTGGAGGGTGCGGCTCAGATCGCCACGCCCACCCTGGTCGGCACCTTGGCAGTCTGTATCGTGTTTTTTCCCGTGGTTATGCTCAGCGGGGTGGCCCGCTACCTGTTTACGCCGCTAGCGCTGGCGGTGGTGCTGGCGATGCTGACCTCTTACCTGCTCTCGCGCACCCTGGTCACCAGCATGGCTCATCGGCTCCTGCCCCAGCACCACGACGAACACGCCGCAGGCGGCCTATGGAACCGCTTCGTTCACGGCTTCAACGCCGGATTCGAGCGCTTCGGGCAGGTCTATCGGCGGGCGCTGGAGCGCTTCGTGGCTTGCCGCCGGCTGACCCTGTCCTGCGTGGCCCTGATGATCGCGGCCTCGCTGGTGCTGGTGACGATCACGGGCGAGGATTTCTTTCCGCCGGTGGATACCGGCATGATGAAACTGCATGTGCGCCTGCCCAGCGGTACCAGGATCGAGCGTACTGAACTGGTCACCGACCAGATCCAAGAGCAAATCCGGCGGATTATTCCCAAAGCCGAGCTGGACTCGATCTCGGTCAGTATTGGCACGCCGCTGGCTTTTACCCTGGCCTTCTACCAGAGCGACAACACGGGCGAGCAGGATGCCGACATTCTCATTCAGCTCCAGCCCAAGCACGGGCCCACCGCGCGCTATCAGCAGCTCATCCGGACGATGATGGCGACCCACTTTCCCAATGCACTGTCCTACTTCCAGGATGCCGACATCATCGGTCAGGTGCTTAACTTTGGCCTGTCGGCGCCGATCGACATTCAAATCGGGGGGCGCAACTTGCAGGCGCTCTACGCGCTCGCATCGCGTCTGCGCGACCACTTGCAGCAAGTCCCGGGTGTGGCCGACCTGCGCATTCCCGAGCCCTTAGATTACCCAGCCCTGGACGTGGATGTGGATCGCGATCGAGCGCTGGAATTGGGCGCCACCGAGAAGCAGGTGGCCTCGGCCCTGCTCACCGCGCTCAGTGGCGACTCCCTCATTCAGCCCGCCTGGTGGCTGGATGATAGAAGTGGCGTTAATTACGAAATCGTCGCCGAGATGCCCAAGGCCTATCTCACTTCGATTCAGCAGCTTGCCAACTTGCCTGTAATGGGTAGCACCGCGCAGAACTCCGGCGGGATGATCGCGGCGGCTTATGCTCCCAGTGCCGACCCGCCGCCCAGCCAGGTGCTGGCCAATATCGCGACCATCCGCCACGGCGTGGATCCGGCGGTGGTTGATCATTCCGCCGCCGAGCGGGTGATGGATGTCGATCTGGGGGTGGCCGGACGGGACTTGGGCAGTGTCGCCGATGAAGTCGATCGGGCGATCGCGCGCCTGGGCAAACTCCCCAAAGGCGTGCGCATCAACGTCCTGGGCCAGAGCAAGGCGATGCGCGACGCGTTCAGCACCCTGGAGCAGGGGATCGCGCTGGCCGCAATTCTGGTCTACCTGCTGATGGCGGCCAATTTCCAGTCCTGGATGGAACCGCTCATTATCATGACGGCGGTGCCGGGAGCATTGGCGGGAGCGCTGTGGGCCTTGGTCCTGACCCACACCACGATTAACGTGGAGTCGCTCATGGGTGCGATCATGGCGGTCGGCGTGGCGGTGGCCAACGGCAATTTGCTCATCAGCTTTGCCAACGAGTTGCGCGAGCAGGGGCAAGCACCCCTGCAAGCCGCGCTGGTCGCCGCACGTACGCGCTTGCGGCCTATTCTGATGACTGCGCTGGCGATGGTTCTGGGAATGCTGCCGATGGCCTTGGGGTTGGGCAAAGGCTCGGAACTCAATGCCCCGCTGGGGCGCGCGGTGATCGGTGGCCTGCTGGCCGCTACCGCGATGACCTTGTTCGTGGTACCGGCGGTGTACGCCAGCATCAGCGGCCATCGTAAGAGCACCCACGAGCGCGATCTGGAGATTGCGCAGGCCGACGCCGTGATCGTGGCAGAGCGGCAACAGATATGA